A single Melopsittacus undulatus isolate bMelUnd1 chromosome 11, bMelUnd1.mat.Z, whole genome shotgun sequence DNA region contains:
- the NDUFA8 gene encoding NADH dehydrogenase [ubiquinone] 1 alpha subcomplex subunit 8, giving the protein MPGALRVPSLEELDVQEVKVSSAVLKAAAHHYGSQCDRPNKEFMLCRWEEKDPRKCLQEGREVNRCALEFFRKIKTHCAEPFTEYWTCIDYTNLQELRRCRKQQAVFDNCVLDKLGWVRPDLGQLSKVTKVKTDRPMPENAYHSRPRPEPNPPIEGDLKPSPFGSRLFFWSW; this is encoded by the exons ATGCCGGGCGCCTTGCGGGTGCCGTCGCTGGAGGAGCTCGATGTGCAGGAG GTGAAGGTGAGCTCGGCCGTGCTGAAGGCCGCGGCCCACCACTACGGCTCCCAGTGCGACCGCCCCAACAAGGAGTTCATGCTGTGCCGCTGGGAGGAGAAGGACCCGCggaagtgcctgcaggagggacGGGAGGTGAACCGATGCGCACTCGAGTTCTTCAG GAAGATCAAGACACACTGTGCAGAGCCATTTACCGAGTACTGGACGTGCATTGACTACACCAACCTGCAGGAGCTCCGGCGGTGCCGAAAACAGCAGGCAGTGTTTGATAACTGTGTGCTGGACAAGTTGGGCTGGGTGAGACCTGATCTGGGACAGCTCTCTAAG GTTACAAAAGTGAAGACAGACCGTCCTATGCCTGAGAATGCCTATCACTCTAGACCTAGACCAGAGCCAAATCCACCCATTGAAGGAGACCTGAAGCCTTCTCCATTTGGCAGTCGGCTCTTTTTCTGGTCCTGGTAA